GGGGTTCACTCCTGCTGCGATCGCGTTGGACGCCAGCACACTCCAACAGGTGAATGCGATCGCCAATGAAGATCTGCCTGCAGCCCAAGTCACCTCCATCACTCAACTGAGTGACGTTCGCCCAACGGATTGGGCCTATCAAGCCTTGCAGTCCTTGGTGGAGCGTTATGGCTGCATCGTCGGCTATCCAGACCGCACCTACCGTGGCAGTCGTGCGCTGACTCGGTATGAGTTTGCAGCCGGACTGAATGCCTGCTTAGACAAAGTCATTGAATTTGCTGCTTCCAACGAAGACCTCGACACCCTCAAAAAGCTGACAGAAGAGTTTCAAACGGAGCTAGCAACCCTGCGCGGTCGCGTTGATGGTTTAGAAGCCCGCGTCACCAAACTCGAAGCTACTCAGTTTTCAACCACGACCAAACTCCAGGGCGACGTGCTCCTCAGCCTCGATCGCGCCTTTGGCCCCAGCGGTTTGGATACCGGCACCTCCTTCTCGCAACGGGTGGGGTTGGATTTCAACACCAGCTTCACCGGCAACGACCTGCTCAAAACCCGCCTCGAAGCCAACAGCATTACCTCACCTGGCCTGCGTGATTTGAATGGTTTTTCAGCTGGCGCAGGCATTCCCAGCCCCGGTGCAGCACTGGCCTATGACAATGCAGCTACGAGCGCGGATCCGAGCTTCACGCTCAACACACTGATCTATCAGTTTCCGGTGGGCTCCGTGAACTTCACGGTGGGGACATCTAATGTCCAGGTCGACGATATCTTCTCGACGAACGGTTCTTTCTACGCCCCCGAGCTTTCCTACTTCTTCAACAATCCCGTGCCCGGTATCTACAACGATGCCGATACCTCGAATTCTGCTGGAGCGGGTTTCAACTGGCAGATCAACCCCAACTTCAACTTCGGGTTGGCCTACATCAACCAACAAGGCCCGACTTCTGGCCTCAATTTAGAAACGGATCCGACTGCAGGTGTTTTTGGGGCAGATTCGCAGACCACAGCTCAACTTGCCTTCCAGAATGACGACAGAACTTTCATCGGCGCTTTAGCCTATGCCTATCGCAAAGGCCCCAGCTTCAATCCAATCAATCCGGATGGGGTGGGGTTACCGGCTCAGTTTGGGGGCGTTGCCTATGGCACAGTGCGATCGCTGATTGGCCCTGCTGATTCACCAACGGATCTGATTAGTAGCAACAACGTCGGCCTGAGCTTAGGTTGGGCTGTGAGCGAGAACTTTACGATCAGTGGCTCCTATGGCATCAGCTTCTTGAGTGGCTCGGCGGGCAGTTCGACGGTTCAGTCTTGGAATCTGGGTCTGACCTTCCCGAACCTGTTTGCGGATGGCAATGAATTGGGCTTGGCGGTGGGTCAAATTCCTTATGTCACCAGCGATAGTCGTGGTGCAGCCTTTGCTGATAGTGGCCCCTTTGCCTTTGAGGTCTACTACAAACTGCAGCTGACCGACAATATTGCCATCACACCAGCGCTCTATGCCGTGACCAATGCCGGTGGCGGGCTGACGATCGGTAACCTTGCCAATGGTGATTATTGGGTGCCGGTACTCAAGACTGAGTTCTTGTTCTAGTCCCTCATCAATGAATCATGTCCAAGCCCAAACGTGGGTATGTCTGTCCTGCGACAGGACAACCATGCCGAGACAGCTCTGCATTACAAGGCTAAGTTTATGATCAGAAAGACTGACCTGGAGTCTCAACCATGCGGTGGATTTGGCGAGCTGCTGCGATCGCGGTGATCTTGACCAGTTGGGATGCAGCCGCGATCGCCCATTCCAGCAACTCTGACGTCAACCAATGCCACCACGATCGGCGTACAGGTGAATATCACTGTCACTAAATTCTGGCGATCGTGCTGTTTTAATCTCGGTTAATCACTCTCAATGCCCTTCATTACTCGCCGCGTCCTGAAGACGGCAGCGTTGCTGCTGCCGGTCGTCCTGCCAACTGCTGCTCTCGCCTTTCCCCAAACGGCGGCTTGGCAACAAGCGCACAGCGCCGGTCACCAACACCAGTCTGGAGCTAACCATGCCCACGGTAGCCTTGCCGTTCCCGCTGGTGCGCCTCAGCCGACTGTCAAGCTGAAAGTTGAGCGCGATCGCAAGAGTGGCTGGAATATACGACTGATTACCGAGAACTTCCGTTTTGCTCCCGAAGAACTCGACCAGACTAATCAGGTTGACTCAGGTCATGCCCACTTGTTTCTGAATGGTCAAAAAATTGCCAGGCTGTATGGTCCTTGGTATCACCTTTCTTCACTACCGGTAGGGAAGCAAACACTGATGGCGGAATTAACGACCAATCAACACAATGTGATCACGGTCAATGGGAAACCTGTCATGGCCAAAATCACAGTAGAAGTTCCAGCCAGTAAATAAGTGCACAAAGGATTCGGATCTCAATCTGGGCGATCGTCGCTTCTATCTATCCGCTTGCAGTCGCAGCAATGAGATTAAAAAGGCCTGTCCTGCACCACTGCAGATAACAGGCCTTAATCATTTAAGTTAATTTAATGCTAACTAATCGTCGTCGTTGCTGCTGGGGCGGCGATCGATTGGAAGATAAGCCGTCCATTTTCAACCGCAACTTGGATGGTATCGCCATCACGAAACTCACCGCGAAGGATGGCTTTGGCGATCGCGGTTTCAAGTTCTCGCTGGATGACCCGTTTGAGAGGGCGCGCCCCATAGACCGGATCGAAACCAACATCTACTAGGAAATTGACCGCTTCAGGAGTCATCGACAACGCTAGCTTGCGATCGCTCAGCCGCTCTTCAAGACGCTGGAGTTGAATGCGAACAATTTGCTGAAGCTGATCCTTCCGCAGACTGTGGAAGATGATTGTTTCATCCACACGGTTGAGGAATTCCGGCCGGAAATTAGCGCGCAACGCATCGGTGACACGACTCCGCATTTCTTCGTAGCGGCTATCATCTCCTGCAACATCCAGGATGAATTGTGAGCCAATATTGCTGGTCAGAATCAAGATTGTGTTCTTGAAGTCAACTGTCCGACCTCGACTATCCGTCACCCGACCATCATCGAGAATCTGCAACATGACGTTAAAGACGTCAGGATGTGCTTTCTCGATCTCATCAAACAAGATGACGGAATAAGGACGTCGCCGCACCGCTTCGGTCAGTTGACCGCCTTCGTCATAGCCAACATAGCCAGGAGGTGCACCAATTAGCCGCGAGACCGCATGTTTTTCCATATATTCCGACATATCGATGCGAATCATCGCATCTTCCGTATCAAACAGATAAGCGGCTAGGGCTTTGGCAAGCTCAGTTTTACCAACTCCAGTTGGGCCAAGGAAAATGAAACTCGCAATCGGTCGTTTCGGATCAGATAAGCCAGCTCGCGATCGCTGAATTGCATCGGCAACTGCAGAAACGGCCTCATCTTGACCAATAACCCGCTGATGCAGCTCACTATCCAAGTTGAGTAGCTTTTGCATTTCTGACTCAACAAGCTTACTGACCGGAATTCCGGTCCATTTCGAGATGATTTCAGCGATATCAACCTCGGTCACTTCTTCTCGTAACAGAGACTTGCCGCCAGTTTGCGTTGCAGCCAAACCATGCTCCATTTCTGCAAGTTTCCGCTGCAGCTCAGTTAGCTTGCCATATTTCAGTTCAGCAGCTTTGTTCAAATCATAATCTCGCTCAGCCTGCTGGATTTTGAGGTTGACCTGATCAATCTCCTCGCGGACAGACTTAATATCTTCGAGGACATCTTTTTCAGCTTTCCATTGACTGCTTAAACTGCGCTGGTCTTCTTTAAGATTTGCCAGTTCTTTTTCGAGCCGTTGCAGTCGCTCCTGTGAAGCGGTATCGCTCTCTTTACGCAGAGAGAGTCGCTCCATTTCTAACTGGAGAATTTTGCGATCGATTTCATCCAGCTCCTCAGGTTTTGAAGTGATCTCCATTTTGAGGCGCGCTGCAGATTCATCAACCAAGTCGATCGCTTTATCCGGTAGAAAGCGATCGCTAATGTAGCGGGTTGAAAGCACAGCTGCTGCAACCAATGCACTGTCAGAAATACGAACGCCATGGTGAACTTCATAGCGTTCTTTCAAGCCTCGGAGAATAGAGATTGTGTCTTCAACCGAGGGTTGATCGACAAAAACCTGTTGGAAGCGTCGCTCCAGTGCCGCATCCTTTTCAATGTACTGGCGATATTCATCGAGCGTCGTTGCTCCAATACAACGCAGCTCACCGCGAGCCAACATTGGCTTCAGCAAGTTGCCAGCATCCATCGAGCCTTGGGTTGCCCCAGCACCGACAACCGTATGAATTTCATCAATAAAAAGGATGATAATGCCTTCAGAATCAGTGACTTCTTTCAGAACTGCTTTCAGGCGTTCTTCAAATTCACCACGGAATTTAGCACCAGCGATTAAAGCGCCCATATCCAAGGCAATCAGGCGTCGATCCTTCAGTGACTGGGGCACATCACCATTGATAATCCGCTGAGCAAGGCCCTCTGCGATCGCCGTTTTCCCAACCCCAGGCTCACCAATCAAAACCGGATTGTTTTTAGTGCGTCGACTGAGAATCTGCACAGTACGCCGAATTTCATCATCGCGACCAATCACCGGATCTAACTTACCAAGGCGAGCCATTTCGGTGAGGTCACGCCCATATTTTTCGAGGGCTTCGTATTTACCTTCGGGATTTTGATCAGTCACTTTTTGGCTGCCTCGAATCTGTTGAATAACCTGACGGAGTTGCTTTTCATCAACCTTAAACTCTTGACTGAGCAATCGCCCAAAACGAGAGTCACGGGGGAAACTTAGGATCAGGTGCTCAATAGAGATGAACTCATCATCAAAATCCTTACGAAATTGTTCTGCTTGATCAAGTAACTGATCGAGCGATCGCCCCAAATAAACTGATTGATTACCTCCACTGACCTTGGGCTGACGTGCTATGAACTGCTCAGTAAATTGCTGCAAGCGACTGGTTTCTAAGCCTGCTTTTTTGAGGATATTGAGCGCTAAACCTGGCTCTTGCAACAGCGCTAGAAACAAGTGTTCAGTTTCAATTTGCTGATGCTGAGCTTGTTTCGCAACATCCGTAGTACGAACGATCGCTTCCCAGGCTTTTTCAGTAAATCGATTGGGATCTGTCGGTTGCATGGTGAGGAGTTCCAGCGATGACCCCATTTTAGGCAGGGTTGAACGCTGGCCCAGATCGGAGATCCGGCCTGTGCCTGAGCGAAAACCGGCAGTAAAACCGCCAGTAAAAAGCCTCTACTTTGCAGTAGAGGCTGATTGACCACAAAAGCTAAATCAGTGGCAACAGAAGATTACTGGACCACAATTTTGCCGACCATACCAGCGCCACGGTGGGGCTCACAGTAGTAGGTGTAGGTGCCAGGCTCGCTAAAGGTTGCTTCAAAGGTTTCGCCAGGCGAGAAGGCGAGATCTTTATGAGACAGTTCCGGTTGACCTTCAACAACCACGTTGTGAGGTGCCAGTTTGTTGTTGACCCACTGAACCGTGTCACCTGCTTTGATCTCGATGGTCGAGGGTTCAAAAGCCAGCATGCCGTTGTCGGCGCCCATTTTGATCGAGACGGTTTGAGCCGCTGCCGGAGCAGTGGTCATCAGGAAGCTACCGACACACAGCACGGCGGCAACAGCGAAGAGGCTGAGGCGGCGCGCAAAGGAAACCAAAACTTTCATAGTTAAAGGTCAGTCAAATTGCCGTGTCCCTATTTTACGCTAAGGCGCTAGCGCGGCTTGAAACCACTGACCCGAAATAGATCAGCTAAGTTGCTGACGTAAGGAACCATGCCAAACTGCGCAGGACTCACAGGATTGGCATGGGTGAAGTGTCGGTAGTTCACGCAAAACCGATCCCAGTCGGTCATTTCGATGCGGAAGACCTTGATAAAGAAGTCGACTAAGCCCCGTGTGAGCGGAATTTGGAACCAAATTCGCAAGCCAAAGTAGTCACAGGCTTGGCGAACGGCCTCATCAAGGGTGATGGCAGGGGTACCCAGCACAAACTTACGGACACCGGCCTCAGCAGGGGGATGAGCTATCAGATAGCGAACGACCTGAGCAATATCGTAGGCATGAACAATGTGGAAACTCGCTTCACCTTTAAAGAAGCGAATCAGCCACAGCCACTTAACCACATCCTGCAATCCAGCGGTGAGGAAGGACGATCGCTTGCCGTCGCTCCCCCCCCCAAAGACGAGGGTCGGGAAGACAGCCGTTACCTTCGGCGCGATCGCTAGACTGTCAAGTTCTTGAAGTCCTTGATATTTCGTGCGGATGTAGTCGGTGCCGTAAAGCGCCGCCTCAGGGAGCAACTCGTTGTCATGCCCCAGCACACTCTCTGTCGAGAAGTAGATGACCTGCTGACAACGATCAGGATCCAAGCTGTTCAGTAGTTTGACCACTTGCTGAACATTGACCTGCTGCGTCGCTTCTGCTCCGCCCCAAGCGGTCGCTGTCAAAACAGCAATGTCAATCGTCTGCAACAGGTCGTGGAAGCGATCGATCTCGGCCATATCGGCTTCGATCACCTCGACTCCAGGACGGCGACTGACATCGATGGTTAGCTTTTGGCGATCGCGGACGAGCAAAAACAGCTCGTAATCGGTGTTGAGCAGCAGCGTCTCCGTTAGATAGTGGCCGACGCAGCCGCTGGCCCCAGTGATGAAGACGCGCTTACTCACCCAGTGATTGCCTCTCGCAGATTAGTGGCTGGTTGCCAAGAGTTGATCCAAGCTCTTCGCCGTCTCAAAGAAGTGACGGGCGTTGTCTTCGGGAGTCCCGGGCAGAATGCCATGACCCAGATTGAGGATATGGCGCTGATTGCCCGCTTTCCGCACCGTATCGAGAATGCGATCGCGGATGAAGGCTTGGGAGCCAAACAACACGCCCGGATCAATGTTGCCCTGTAGGCCGATATCCGGACCAAGGCGACGACGAGCATCCAACAAGTCAACCGTCCAGTCAACGCTGACAATGTCGCACCCCGACTGACCCATCCGTTCCAGAACACCAGCACTACCGCTGAT
The sequence above is a segment of the Synechococcus elongatus PCC 11801 genome. Coding sequences within it:
- a CDS encoding iron uptake porin, with translation MQVQSAAVWVGAALGLGFTPAAIALDASTLQQVNAIANEDLPAAQVTSITQLSDVRPTDWAYQALQSLVERYGCIVGYPDRTYRGSRALTRYEFAAGLNACLDKVIEFAASNEDLDTLKKLTEEFQTELATLRGRVDGLEARVTKLEATQFSTTTKLQGDVLLSLDRAFGPSGLDTGTSFSQRVGLDFNTSFTGNDLLKTRLEANSITSPGLRDLNGFSAGAGIPSPGAALAYDNAATSADPSFTLNTLIYQFPVGSVNFTVGTSNVQVDDIFSTNGSFYAPELSYFFNNPVPGIYNDADTSNSAGAGFNWQINPNFNFGLAYINQQGPTSGLNLETDPTAGVFGADSQTTAQLAFQNDDRTFIGALAYAYRKGPSFNPINPDGVGLPAQFGGVAYGTVRSLIGPADSPTDLISSNNVGLSLGWAVSENFTISGSYGISFLSGSAGSSTVQSWNLGLTFPNLFADGNELGLAVGQIPYVTSDSRGAAFADSGPFAFEVYYKLQLTDNIAITPALYAVTNAGGGLTIGNLANGDYWVPVLKTEFLF
- a CDS encoding YHYH domain-containing protein — protein: MRWIWRAAAIAVILTSWDAAAIAHSSNSDVNQCHHDRRTGEYHCH
- the clpB gene encoding ATP-dependent chaperone ClpB gives rise to the protein MQPTDPNRFTEKAWEAIVRTTDVAKQAQHQQIETEHLFLALLQEPGLALNILKKAGLETSRLQQFTEQFIARQPKVSGGNQSVYLGRSLDQLLDQAEQFRKDFDDEFISIEHLILSFPRDSRFGRLLSQEFKVDEKQLRQVIQQIRGSQKVTDQNPEGKYEALEKYGRDLTEMARLGKLDPVIGRDDEIRRTVQILSRRTKNNPVLIGEPGVGKTAIAEGLAQRIINGDVPQSLKDRRLIALDMGALIAGAKFRGEFEERLKAVLKEVTDSEGIIILFIDEIHTVVGAGATQGSMDAGNLLKPMLARGELRCIGATTLDEYRQYIEKDAALERRFQQVFVDQPSVEDTISILRGLKERYEVHHGVRISDSALVAAAVLSTRYISDRFLPDKAIDLVDESAARLKMEITSKPEELDEIDRKILQLEMERLSLRKESDTASQERLQRLEKELANLKEDQRSLSSQWKAEKDVLEDIKSVREEIDQVNLKIQQAERDYDLNKAAELKYGKLTELQRKLAEMEHGLAATQTGGKSLLREEVTEVDIAEIISKWTGIPVSKLVESEMQKLLNLDSELHQRVIGQDEAVSAVADAIQRSRAGLSDPKRPIASFIFLGPTGVGKTELAKALAAYLFDTEDAMIRIDMSEYMEKHAVSRLIGAPPGYVGYDEGGQLTEAVRRRPYSVILFDEIEKAHPDVFNVMLQILDDGRVTDSRGRTVDFKNTILILTSNIGSQFILDVAGDDSRYEEMRSRVTDALRANFRPEFLNRVDETIIFHSLRKDQLQQIVRIQLQRLEERLSDRKLALSMTPEAVNFLVDVGFDPVYGARPLKRVIQRELETAIAKAILRGEFRDGDTIQVAVENGRLIFQSIAAPAATTTIS
- the petE gene encoding plastocyanin, whose protein sequence is MKVLVSFARRLSLFAVAAVLCVGSFLMTTAPAAAQTVSIKMGADNGMLAFEPSTIEIKAGDTVQWVNNKLAPHNVVVEGQPELSHKDLAFSPGETFEATFSEPGTYTYYCEPHRGAGMVGKIVVQ
- a CDS encoding NAD-dependent epimerase/dehydratase family protein, with the translated sequence MSKRVFITGASGCVGHYLTETLLLNTDYELFLLVRDRQKLTIDVSRRPGVEVIEADMAEIDRFHDLLQTIDIAVLTATAWGGAEATQQVNVQQVVKLLNSLDPDRCQQVIYFSTESVLGHDNELLPEAALYGTDYIRTKYQGLQELDSLAIAPKVTAVFPTLVFGGGSDGKRSSFLTAGLQDVVKWLWLIRFFKGEASFHIVHAYDIAQVVRYLIAHPPAEAGVRKFVLGTPAITLDEAVRQACDYFGLRIWFQIPLTRGLVDFFIKVFRIEMTDWDRFCVNYRHFTHANPVSPAQFGMVPYVSNLADLFRVSGFKPR